Proteins encoded within one genomic window of Blattabacterium cuenoti:
- a CDS encoding L-threonylcarbamoyladenylate synthase, translated as MFFFEEIERSTTLLKKGKCLLYPTDTVWGLGCDAFNLHAVEKIYKIKNRNLYKSMIILVENMDRLYELVEGIPDLVVKLINDNLHKRKKPITIVYENIRKTITNLFSINNKKSKTLAIRLTNDPFCVHLIRKLDRPIISTSANLSGEPTPQSFYEIHPSILNQVDYAVNFRRKEKSKYNGSSILKIVSNNKIKILRM; from the coding sequence ATGTTTTTTTTTGAGGAAATAGAAAGAAGTACAACTCTTTTAAAAAAAGGTAAATGTTTGTTATATCCTACAGATACTGTGTGGGGATTGGGATGTGATGCTTTTAATCTACATGCTGTAGAAAAAATATATAAAATAAAAAATAGAAATCTTTATAAATCTATGATCATATTAGTGGAAAATATGGATCGGTTATATGAATTAGTAGAAGGAATTCCTGATTTAGTTGTAAAATTAATAAATGACAATCTTCATAAAAGAAAAAAACCTATTACTATTGTATATGAAAATATTCGTAAAACAATTACAAATTTATTTAGTATAAATAATAAAAAAAGTAAGACTTTGGCTATCCGTTTAACAAACGATCCATTTTGTGTTCATTTGATTAGAAAATTAGATAGACCAATAATATCTACTTCTGCTAATCTTTCAGGAGAGCCCACTCCTCAATCTTTTTATGAAATTCATCCTTCTATTTTAAATCAAGTTGATTATGCTGTGAATTTTCGTAGAAAAGAAAAATCTAAGTACAATGGTTCTTCTATTCTAAAAATTGTTTCAAATAATAAAATTAAAATATTACGGATGTAA
- a CDS encoding 2,3,4,5-tetrahydropyridine-2,6-dicarboxylate N-succinyltransferase, with protein MWNSDRKIQNVVIEVIDHIEQGNIRVSEFLNGKWIVNEWIKKAIIMYFSVRKMNVLELGPLEFHDKIPIKNKFKEKGIRVVPHAVARYGSYISPGVILMPSYVNIGSYIGENTMIDTWATVGSCAQIGSRVHISGGVGIGGVLEPIQSSPVIIEDDVFVGSRCILVEGVLIEKEAVLGANVVLTSSTKILDVTNEDPVEMKGVIPKSSVVIPGSYPKKFPSGIYPIPCALIIGKRKESTNKKTSLNEALRMHNLVKN; from the coding sequence ATGTGGAATTCAGATAGAAAGATACAAAATGTGGTAATTGAAGTTATAGATCATATAGAACAAGGAAACATAAGAGTTTCTGAATTTTTAAATGGAAAGTGGATAGTTAATGAATGGATAAAAAAAGCTATAATTATGTATTTTTCTGTTAGAAAAATGAATGTCCTAGAATTAGGACCATTAGAGTTTCATGATAAAATTCCTATAAAAAATAAATTTAAAGAAAAAGGAATTCGTGTTGTCCCTCATGCTGTAGCTCGTTATGGTTCTTATATTTCTCCTGGAGTGATTCTTATGCCTTCTTATGTCAATATAGGATCATATATAGGAGAAAATACAATGATAGATACATGGGCAACAGTAGGAAGTTGTGCTCAAATTGGAAGTCGTGTTCATATAAGCGGTGGAGTAGGAATAGGAGGAGTTTTAGAACCAATACAATCTTCTCCAGTTATTATAGAAGATGATGTTTTTGTTGGATCTAGATGCATTTTAGTAGAAGGAGTCCTTATAGAAAAAGAAGCCGTATTAGGGGCAAACGTTGTTTTAACTTCATCTACTAAAATTTTGGATGTGACAAATGAAGATCCTGTTGAGATGAAAGGGGTTATTCCTAAATCTTCTGTAGTTATCCCTGGATCTTATCCAAAAAAATTTCCTTCAGGAATATATCCTATTCCATGTGCACTAATTATAGGGAAAAGAAAAGAGAGTACAAACAAAAAAACTTCTTTAAATGAAGCATTAAGAATGCATAATCTTGTTAAGAATTAA
- the ruvX gene encoding Holliday junction resolvase RuvX, with the protein MTKKILGIDYGNVITGLSITDSKQIFAFGLNAIPTKKLMSFLSLVIDHEKIEKIVIGLPKTLKNKNAFIEKSIQKFIYEFHKKYPKILIERLDERFTSKMAFDTMIELGFKKKKRKKKIILNEISAIIILQSYLTYLKKKGENKKK; encoded by the coding sequence ATGACAAAAAAAATATTGGGAATAGATTATGGAAATGTAATCACTGGTTTATCTATAACAGATTCTAAACAAATATTTGCATTTGGACTAAATGCAATTCCCACTAAAAAATTAATGAGTTTTTTATCTCTGGTTATAGATCATGAAAAAATAGAAAAAATTGTTATAGGATTACCAAAAACATTAAAAAATAAAAATGCTTTCATAGAAAAGTCTATTCAAAAATTTATTTATGAATTTCATAAAAAATATCCTAAAATTCTTATAGAAAGATTAGATGAACGATTTACATCTAAAATGGCTTTTGATACTATGATTGAATTAGGATTCAAAAAAAAAAAGAGAAAAAAAAAAATAATTTTGAACGAAATTAGTGCTATTATTATTCTACAATCTTATCTTACTTATCTTAAAAAAAAAGGAGAGAATAAAAAAAAATAA
- the def gene encoding peptide deformylase, whose amino-acid sequence MVLPIIIYGNPILRKKCLDVDILSCSSRKNINQLIKDMFETIHTAKGIGLAAPQIGKNIRLFILKVEETTLVAKNAKKKINNSYKEVFINARILKHYGEECKFYEGCLSIPGIMGFVNRKSHVLIEYYDHNWRKKKQIFKGICARVIQHEYDHLNGKLFIDSFSSYKKKLVKEKLIHLLKK is encoded by the coding sequence ATGGTTTTACCTATAATCATTTATGGAAATCCTATTCTTAGAAAAAAATGTCTAGATGTAGACATTCTTTCTTGTAGTAGTAGAAAAAATATAAATCAATTGATAAAAGATATGTTCGAGACGATACATACAGCCAAAGGAATAGGATTAGCCGCTCCTCAAATTGGAAAAAATATAAGACTTTTTATACTAAAAGTAGAGGAAACTACATTAGTAGCAAAGAATGCTAAAAAAAAAATAAATAATTCTTATAAAGAGGTTTTTATTAATGCAAGAATATTAAAACACTATGGAGAAGAATGTAAATTTTATGAAGGTTGTCTTAGCATTCCTGGAATCATGGGATTTGTGAATAGAAAATCTCATGTGTTAATAGAATATTATGATCACAATTGGAGAAAAAAGAAACAAATTTTTAAAGGAATATGTGCGAGAGTAATTCAACATGAATATGATCATCTTAATGGAAAACTTTTTATAGATTCTTTTTCTTCTTATAAGAAAAAATTAGTAAAAGAAAAATTAATTCATTTATTAAAAAAATAA
- the rplT gene encoding 50S ribosomal protein L20 has translation MPRSTNAVSSRRRRKKILKSAKGFYGARSKVYTVAKNAVEKSFSYAFSGRKRRKRDFKSLWIQRINAGIRKSGKMSYSVFMKKLSDKKIKLNRKFLSDFSMNDPKTFKKIVDYIIS, from the coding sequence ATGCCTAGATCTACAAATGCAGTTTCCTCTAGAAGAAGAAGAAAAAAAATACTTAAATCAGCAAAAGGTTTTTATGGAGCAAGAAGTAAAGTTTATACAGTGGCAAAAAATGCTGTAGAAAAATCTTTCAGTTATGCTTTTTCAGGAAGAAAAAGAAGGAAAAGAGATTTTAAATCTCTTTGGATTCAACGTATTAACGCTGGAATCCGTAAATCAGGAAAGATGTCTTATTCTGTTTTTATGAAAAAATTATCCGATAAAAAAATTAAACTTAATAGAAAATTTCTTTCCGATTTTTCTATGAATGATCCAAAAACTTTCAAAAAAATAGTTGATTACATTATTTCATAA
- the rpmI gene encoding 50S ribosomal protein L35, with the protein MPKLKTKSGSKKRFKKTSSGSIKKKHAFKNHLLTKKSKRRKRNLSRFSILKNSDKKNIKKQL; encoded by the coding sequence ATGCCAAAATTAAAAACAAAATCAGGATCAAAAAAAAGATTTAAAAAAACATCTAGTGGATCTATAAAAAAGAAACATGCGTTCAAAAATCATCTTTTAACCAAAAAATCGAAAAGGAGAAAAAGAAATCTTTCTCGGTTTTCTATATTGAAAAATTCAGATAAAAAAAATATAAAAAAACAACTTTAA
- the infC gene encoding translation initiation factor IF-3: MFRPLPRKKEKHRINTNIDSSKVRLVGIGIGGDSSLKNGIYSIQEALQIAQSKELDLVEMNPKLDPPVCKILDYKKFLYEQKKKKKQFKAKQVKVNTKEIRFGPQIGDHDGKVKIKSAEKFLMRGDKVKVFVFFKGRSIVYKDQGKIKLLKFAEEIEEYGRVEQMPIMEGKRMYMILAPKKFS, translated from the coding sequence ATTTTTCGTCCACTCCCTAGAAAAAAAGAGAAACATAGGATTAATACAAACATTGATTCCAGTAAAGTTCGTTTAGTAGGTATAGGTATAGGTGGAGATTCTTCTCTAAAGAATGGAATTTACTCTATACAAGAAGCTCTTCAGATTGCTCAATCTAAAGAATTAGATTTGGTTGAAATGAATCCTAAATTAGATCCTCCAGTATGCAAAATATTGGATTATAAGAAATTTTTGTATGAACAAAAAAAGAAAAAAAAGCAATTTAAAGCAAAACAAGTAAAAGTTAATACTAAAGAAATCAGATTTGGACCACAAATAGGAGATCATGATGGAAAAGTGAAAATAAAAAGTGCTGAAAAATTCTTAATGCGTGGAGATAAAGTAAAAGTATTTGTTTTTTTTAAAGGACGTTCTATCGTGTATAAAGATCAAGGAAAAATAAAATTGTTAAAATTTGCAGAAGAAATTGAAGAATATGGAAGAGTAGAACAAATGCCAATTATGGAAGGTAAAAGAATGTATATGATATTAGCTCCCAAAAAATTTTCATAA
- the thrS gene encoding threonine--tRNA ligase, with the protein MSVDKLSSISKKKEDTNIDHRKIGKKLKFFIFSDEVGTGLPLWLPRGTIFRKNLEEFLTNIQKESGYEMIVTPHIGHKKLYIRSGHWNKYGKDSFQPIQTPRQKEEFLLKPMNCPHHCEVYRSQEWSYRDLPKRFAEFGTVYRYEKTGELHGLTRVRCFTQDDAHIFCTYDQLLEEFKKVISLVIYVFRRLGFLEYTVRISLRDPKKTNNYIGSETNWNKAEKIILRIVKEERIKASINYGEAAFYGPKLDFLIKDSLGRNWQLGTIQIDYNLPERFNLYYKGKNNEKHRPVMIHRAPFGSLERLIAIIIEHTKGNLPLWLAPNQVVILPISDKYIVYAKKILNLMLNNDIRVFIDSRNEKIHKKIKDSEDSKIPYMVILGEKEERNEMISLRRHGIGHIGVFTISNGIQTIFKEKETNKKFYTL; encoded by the coding sequence ATGTCAGTAGATAAATTGTCTTCAATTTCAAAAAAAAAAGAAGATACAAATATAGATCATAGAAAAATAGGTAAAAAATTAAAATTTTTTATTTTTTCTGACGAAGTAGGAACAGGATTACCATTGTGGTTACCTAGAGGAACAATTTTTAGAAAAAATTTAGAAGAATTTTTAACTAATATTCAAAAAGAATCAGGATATGAAATGATTGTGACTCCTCATATTGGACATAAAAAATTATATATTAGAAGTGGTCATTGGAATAAATATGGAAAAGATAGTTTTCAACCAATTCAAACTCCTCGTCAAAAAGAAGAATTTCTTCTAAAACCAATGAACTGTCCTCATCATTGTGAAGTTTACCGTTCACAAGAATGGTCTTATCGTGATCTTCCTAAACGTTTTGCAGAATTTGGAACAGTCTATCGTTATGAAAAAACTGGAGAACTTCATGGTCTGACAAGAGTCAGATGTTTTACACAAGATGATGCTCATATTTTTTGCACGTATGATCAATTATTAGAAGAATTTAAAAAAGTAATAAGTTTAGTTATTTACGTTTTTCGTCGTTTAGGTTTTTTAGAATATACAGTAAGAATCTCTCTTAGAGACCCAAAAAAAACCAATAACTATATTGGATCAGAAACAAATTGGAACAAAGCTGAAAAAATTATTTTAAGAATAGTTAAAGAAGAAAGAATAAAAGCATCTATAAATTATGGAGAAGCAGCTTTTTATGGACCAAAATTAGATTTTCTTATAAAAGATTCTTTGGGGAGAAATTGGCAACTAGGAACAATTCAGATAGATTATAATTTACCTGAAAGGTTTAATTTATATTATAAAGGAAAAAATAATGAAAAACATCGTCCCGTAATGATTCACCGTGCTCCTTTTGGTTCTTTAGAACGTCTTATAGCTATTATTATAGAACATACAAAAGGAAATCTTCCTTTATGGTTAGCTCCTAATCAGGTCGTTATACTTCCTATAAGTGATAAATATATAGTGTATGCAAAAAAAATTTTAAATTTGATGTTAAATAACGATATTCGTGTTTTTATTGATAGTAGGAATGAGAAGATTCATAAAAAAATAAAAGATTCAGAAGATTCTAAAATTCCTTATATGGTGATTTTAGGAGAAAAAGAAGAAAGAAACGAGATGATTTCACTTAGACGTCATGGAATAGGTCATATAGGAGTCTTCACTATTTCTAATGGAATACAAACCATTTTTAAAGAAAAAGAAACTAATAAAAAATTTTATACATTATAA
- a CDS encoding MIP/aquaporin family protein yields the protein MTKIYAEIIGTMILVFLGNGVVANVFLSKTKGHGHGDGGWLTISVGWSLAVFMGILVSYPYSGAHLNPSVTIGLAIIGKFDWILVPYYIISQFIGAMLGSLLVCILYKDHFLETKNEQYKLSVFTTIPSIKNFFSNFLSEVLATFIFIFVSFFLTEKFIVFHETKYSIVELGLGAFSSSLIVLGIGLSLGGTTGYAMNPARDLGPRIIHSIIPIPGKGKSNWNYAFIPVLGPIVGSIIASALYLFFLS from the coding sequence ATGACAAAAATATATGCAGAAATAATAGGAACTATGATTCTAGTTTTTTTAGGAAATGGAGTTGTAGCTAATGTTTTTTTATCTAAAACCAAAGGACATGGACATGGAGATGGTGGATGGCTAACTATTTCTGTTGGATGGTCTTTAGCTGTTTTCATGGGAATTTTAGTTTCTTATCCTTATAGCGGAGCACATTTAAATCCATCTGTTACAATAGGGTTAGCTATAATTGGTAAATTTGATTGGATCCTTGTTCCTTATTATATTATTTCTCAATTCATAGGAGCAATGTTAGGATCTTTATTAGTCTGTATTTTATATAAGGATCATTTTTTAGAAACTAAAAATGAACAGTATAAATTATCTGTTTTTACGACGATTCCTTCTATAAAAAATTTTTTTTCAAATTTTTTAAGTGAAGTACTCGCTACTTTTATTTTTATATTTGTTTCTTTCTTTCTTACAGAAAAATTCATTGTTTTTCATGAAACAAAATATTCTATTGTAGAATTAGGATTAGGGGCTTTTTCATCATCTTTAATTGTATTAGGAATTGGATTATCTTTAGGAGGAACAACTGGATATGCTATGAACCCCGCTAGAGATCTAGGACCAAGAATTATTCATTCTATCATCCCAATCCCTGGAAAAGGAAAAAGTAATTGGAATTACGCTTTTATTCCTGTATTAGGCCCTATTGTAGGAAGTATAATTGCTTCTGCATTGTATTTATTTTTTTTATCATGA
- the glpK gene encoding glycerol kinase GlpK — translation MKKYVLSLDQGTTSSRAIIFDKIGNIISVAQREFTQIYPSPGWVEHNAEEIWSTQASVALEAILKANLEGENIVSIGITNQRETTVVWDRKTGEPIFNAIVWQDRRTSDYCDQIKCDGLTEMIRKKTGLIIDPYFSATKIKWILDNVPGARKKAYSGTLAFGTIDSWLIWNLTGKKIHVTDVTNASRTMLFNIHTLSWDQELINLFDIPKTMLPEVKSSSEIFGYTTGHILSHKIPISGIAGDQQASLFGQMCTKIGMVKNTYGTGCFMLMNVGETPVFSQNNLITTIAWKIKDQVQYALEGSVFIAGAVVQWLRDGLGLLLSSSEAETLASSVENTEGIYMVPAFSGLGAPYWDQQARGTIVGITRGTSSAHFVRAALESIAFQNMDVLKAMEADSGISIKELRVDGGATVNKLLMQFQSEILNVKVVKSKISELTAAGAAYLAGLAVNYWTSLEEIQDKWQLEQIFEPKGMSNRWERIQGWKRAVKTTRSWSSHTNK, via the coding sequence ATGAAAAAATATGTGCTATCATTAGATCAGGGAACCACTAGTTCTAGAGCTATTATTTTTGATAAAATTGGAAACATTATTTCTGTAGCTCAAAGAGAATTTACACAAATTTATCCTTCCCCTGGATGGGTAGAACATAATGCAGAAGAAATATGGTCTACACAAGCTTCAGTTGCTTTGGAAGCGATTTTAAAGGCAAATTTAGAAGGAGAGAATATTGTTTCAATAGGAATCACTAATCAAAGAGAAACTACTGTTGTCTGGGATAGAAAAACAGGAGAACCTATTTTCAATGCTATCGTTTGGCAAGACAGACGTACATCAGATTATTGTGATCAAATTAAATGTGACGGGTTAACTGAAATGATTAGAAAAAAAACGGGACTTATTATAGATCCATATTTTTCTGCCACTAAAATTAAATGGATTTTAGATAATGTTCCAGGAGCTAGAAAAAAAGCTTATTCTGGAACATTAGCCTTTGGAACTATAGATTCATGGTTAATTTGGAATTTAACCGGAAAAAAAATTCATGTGACAGATGTTACTAATGCATCTCGTACCATGCTTTTTAACATTCATACACTTAGTTGGGACCAAGAGTTAATCAACTTATTTGATATTCCGAAAACAATGCTTCCAGAAGTGAAATCTTCTAGTGAGATTTTTGGATACACTACTGGACACATTCTTTCTCATAAAATTCCCATATCTGGAATTGCAGGAGATCAACAAGCTTCTCTTTTCGGTCAAATGTGTACTAAAATTGGAATGGTAAAAAACACTTATGGGACAGGTTGTTTTATGTTAATGAATGTAGGAGAAACACCTGTTTTTTCTCAAAATAATTTAATTACTACCATTGCTTGGAAAATAAAGGATCAAGTTCAATACGCTTTAGAAGGAAGTGTATTTATTGCAGGAGCTGTTGTTCAATGGCTAAGAGATGGATTAGGGTTGCTTTTATCTTCTAGTGAAGCTGAAACACTCGCTTCTTCTGTAGAAAATACAGAAGGTATTTATATGGTACCAGCTTTTTCTGGATTGGGAGCTCCTTATTGGGATCAACAAGCAAGAGGAACTATCGTTGGAATTACGAGAGGAACTTCTTCTGCTCATTTTGTGAGAGCTGCTTTGGAAAGTATTGCTTTTCAAAATATGGATGTTCTTAAAGCTATGGAAGCAGATTCCGGTATTTCTATCAAAGAACTACGTGTAGATGGAGGAGCAACAGTAAATAAATTATTAATGCAATTTCAATCTGAAATTTTGAATGTAAAAGTTGTTAAATCCAAAATATCTGAACTTACAGCAGCTGGAGCAGCTTATTTAGCAGGATTAGCTGTAAATTATTGGACAAGTCTTGAAGAAATTCAAGACAAATGGCAATTAGAACAAATTTTTGAACCAAAAGGAATGTCAAATCGTTGGGAACGAATTCAAGGTTGGAAAAGAGCAGTAAAAACAACTCGTTCTTGGTCTTCCCACACAAACAAATAA
- a CDS encoding glycerol-3-phosphate dehydrogenase/oxidase produces MMKGFLLNRDRFLKILDDINVWDVIIIGGGATGLGIALDSASRGYKTLLLEQSDFSKGTSSRSTKLVHGGIRYLAQGNIKLVYEALQERGLLLQNAPHLVKIQRFVIPIFSWRMGFLYWSGLKLYEWLAGSLSFGKSKFLSKKEILNIFPEMKPDKLKGGILYYDGQFDDSRLAINLAQTCVKKGGVLLNYFQVKNLIKKVGNKISGVVADDLETKKKYSIYSKIVINATGVFSDSISKMDQCTCPILIKPSQGTHIVLKRSFFSSSNAIVIPKTSDGRILFSVPWYDHVLVGTTDTFLDKCILDPKPLEKEIDFILQTFKKYFIHSPRKSDILSAFSGLRPLVVPHHLSSTTSAKDISRSHKLMISPSGLVTIIGGKWTTYRKMAEETVNKAIEIGNLNKVPSSTKNIKIYGAFSYECKNPNSYWKKYGEDEYHIKKLIEENPLLGDSLISQTQNTSYYCTKAEVIWMVRHEMARTIEDVLARRFRLLFLNAKKAIDIAPRVAALMAQELSKDEEWEKSQVAAFKELAMQYYYPVV; encoded by the coding sequence ATGATGAAAGGTTTTTTATTAAATAGAGATAGATTTTTGAAGATTTTAGATGATATAAATGTTTGGGATGTTATCATTATTGGAGGAGGAGCCACAGGATTAGGAATTGCTTTGGATTCAGCTTCTAGGGGATATAAAACTCTTCTTTTGGAACAATCTGATTTTTCCAAAGGAACTTCTAGTAGAAGTACTAAATTAGTTCACGGAGGAATACGGTATTTAGCTCAAGGAAATATTAAATTAGTTTATGAAGCATTACAAGAAAGAGGTCTTTTGTTGCAAAATGCTCCTCATTTAGTTAAGATACAACGATTTGTTATTCCAATTTTTAGTTGGAGAATGGGTTTTTTGTATTGGAGTGGTTTAAAACTTTACGAATGGTTAGCGGGTTCACTAAGTTTTGGAAAATCCAAATTTTTATCCAAAAAGGAAATATTAAATATTTTTCCTGAAATGAAACCTGATAAGTTAAAAGGAGGAATTTTATATTATGATGGTCAATTTGATGATTCTCGTTTAGCTATTAATTTAGCACAAACTTGCGTTAAAAAAGGAGGCGTCTTGTTAAACTATTTTCAAGTAAAAAATCTTATCAAGAAAGTTGGAAATAAAATATCTGGAGTTGTAGCGGATGATCTTGAAACGAAAAAAAAATATTCTATTTATTCCAAAATAGTTATTAATGCAACTGGAGTATTTTCTGATTCCATTTCAAAAATGGATCAATGTACATGTCCCATTTTGATAAAACCTAGTCAAGGAACACATATTGTGTTAAAAAGATCTTTTTTTAGTAGTTCTAATGCTATAGTAATACCAAAAACTTCTGATGGAAGAATTTTGTTTAGTGTTCCATGGTATGATCATGTTTTAGTAGGAACTACAGATACTTTTTTGGATAAATGTATTCTTGACCCCAAACCTTTAGAAAAAGAAATAGACTTTATTTTGCAAACTTTCAAAAAATATTTTATCCATTCTCCTAGAAAATCTGATATATTAAGTGCTTTTTCAGGATTACGACCTCTTGTTGTTCCTCACCATTTATCTTCTACTACTTCCGCTAAAGATATTTCTAGATCTCATAAACTTATGATAAGTCCTTCTGGACTGGTTACAATTATAGGTGGAAAATGGACCACATATAGAAAAATGGCTGAGGAAACTGTTAATAAAGCTATTGAAATAGGAAATTTAAATAAAGTTCCTTCTTCAACAAAAAATATAAAAATTTATGGAGCTTTTTCTTACGAATGCAAGAATCCAAATTCTTATTGGAAAAAATATGGAGAAGATGAATATCATATTAAAAAATTAATTGAGGAGAATCCTTTATTAGGAGATTCACTTATTTCACAAACACAAAACACTTCTTATTATTGTACTAAGGCAGAAGTTATATGGATGGTACGTCATGAAATGGCTAGAACAATTGAAGATGTTTTAGCAAGAAGATTTCGTTTATTATTTTTAAATGCCAAAAAAGCAATAGATATAGCCCCAAGAGTAGCAGCATTAATGGCTCAAGAACTTTCTAAAGATGAAGAATGGGAAAAATCACAGGTAGCTGCTTTCAAAGAGTTAGCTATGCAATATTATTATCCAGTAGTTTGA
- the ffh gene encoding signal recognition particle protein, whose protein sequence is MFEQLQKKLEKALHVLKGKNRITEKNIANTLKEIRIALIDADVNYKIAKTFIQNVKEKSIGKKVLTSLNPKQLIIKIVYDELVSLMGGESTEINLDKKPSIILICGLQGSGKTSFSSKLAFFLKKKNKSKSPLLVAADIYRPAAIDQLKIIAEKANLPVFSKNSQNVIEIVKESIFYAKKKDHDVILIDTAGRLAINKTMMDEIQEIYLSCHPNETLFVVDGMTGQDAINTVQIFSQVLNFDGIVMTKLDGDSRGGAAITMSKIVGKPIKFISNGEKIEDIEIFYPDRIANRILGMGDIVSFVEKVKEQFDKERTQKIYNKISKNRFNFEDLLEQIQHLKKIGNIRNIISMIPGIESFFGKTTTKKDSFKRIESIILSMTPYERNNPKKLDDVIRKKRISKGSGVSLKEIDLFLKQFDIISKMMKTINMNSNSGQQMIKNFLSKIKR, encoded by the coding sequence ATGTTTGAACAATTACAAAAAAAATTGGAAAAAGCTCTTCATGTTTTGAAGGGAAAGAATAGAATCACTGAAAAAAACATTGCAAACACATTAAAAGAAATACGGATAGCTCTTATAGATGCAGATGTGAATTATAAAATTGCTAAAACATTTATTCAAAATGTAAAAGAAAAATCTATTGGAAAAAAAGTTCTTACTTCTTTAAATCCAAAACAATTAATTATCAAAATAGTATACGATGAACTTGTATCCCTTATGGGGGGGGAAAGTACAGAAATAAATTTAGACAAAAAACCTTCCATTATTTTAATATGTGGATTACAGGGAAGTGGAAAAACTTCTTTTTCTTCCAAATTAGCTTTTTTTTTGAAAAAAAAAAATAAATCAAAATCCCCTTTGTTAGTAGCTGCAGATATTTACCGTCCTGCAGCTATAGATCAATTGAAAATTATTGCAGAAAAAGCAAATCTTCCTGTTTTTTCTAAAAACAGTCAAAATGTAATAGAAATTGTTAAAGAATCTATTTTTTATGCTAAAAAAAAAGATCATGATGTGATTCTCATTGATACTGCTGGAAGATTGGCTATTAATAAAACAATGATGGATGAAATTCAAGAAATTTATTTATCCTGTCATCCAAATGAAACTTTGTTTGTTGTAGATGGAATGACGGGACAAGATGCTATAAATACCGTTCAAATTTTTTCTCAAGTTTTGAATTTTGACGGAATAGTTATGACAAAGTTAGATGGAGATAGCAGAGGTGGAGCAGCTATTACTATGTCTAAGATTGTGGGAAAACCCATTAAATTTATTAGCAATGGAGAGAAAATAGAAGATATAGAAATTTTTTATCCAGATAGAATAGCTAATAGAATTTTAGGAATGGGAGATATTGTTTCTTTTGTAGAAAAAGTTAAGGAACAATTTGATAAGGAAAGAACTCAAAAAATTTATAATAAAATTTCAAAAAACCGTTTTAATTTTGAGGATCTTTTAGAGCAAATTCAACATCTAAAAAAAATAGGAAACATAAGAAATATTATATCTATGATTCCTGGAATAGAAAGTTTTTTTGGAAAAACAACTACTAAAAAAGATTCTTTTAAAAGAATAGAATCTATCATTTTATCCATGACTCCCTATGAAAGAAATAATCCTAAAAAACTTGATGATGTTATAAGAAAAAAAAGAATATCAAAAGGGTCCGGAGTTTCATTAAAAGAAATTGATCTTTTTTTAAAACAATTTGATATTATAAGCAAAATGATGAAAACTATTAATATGAATTCTAATTCTGGACAACAAATGATAAAAAATTTTTTATCAAAAATAAAAAGATAA